The Leifsonia xyli genomic sequence CGCCGACTACCGCGGCGACCTGCTCTCGCTCATCGGCAGCATGAACCCCATCGGCGTGGCCGACTCCGCGCAGAAGGACTCGGCCGGGACGCTGCACTTCGCGCACTTCGTCTCCATCGACAGCCAGCTCGTCCTGACCGGCCTCACCAACGGCTTCCTCGCCATGCTGCTGGCCTGCATCGCGCTCGTCGCGGCCGTGTGGACCGTGCTCCGCGGGAGGGCCACGACGGGCACGATCGCCCTCGTCGCCCAGATCCCCGCGCTCGCCACCGTCGCGCTGATCACCCAGTACTCCATCTTCCTCTTCGCCGTCGCCGGGATAGCCGCGAGCAGCCAGTCGCTCGCGCGCTCCCGCCGGATCGCGGAGGCGGAGACGTCCCTCACGGCCCCGACCGGCCCGTACCGCCCGATACCCCTTAAGGAACCGTCATGACCCGGAACCCGTATCTCGCCCTGTTCCGCCACTTCTGGTACGTCGTCGTCGCCGGCGCGCTCATCGGAGCGCTCGCCGGCTGGGGGGTGAGCCAGCTCGCGACCCGCATGTACACCTCGACCACCAGCATGTACTTCTCGCTGAGCGCGGGCGTCTCGGGCAACGACATCAACCAGGGGTCGACATACACGCAGAACCAGATGCTGAGCTTCGCCCAGCTGGCCACCTCGCCGGTCGTGCTGCAGCCCGTGATCGACAGCCTCGACCTGAGCGTCGAGCCCGGCACCCTGGCGAAGCAGATCTCGGTCACCACACCGCAGAACACCGTCGTGCTGCAGCTGGATGTGACGGACACGTCCCCGAAGCAGGCGACCGACATCGCCAACGCGGTCGCGGCGAGCCTGCGCACCGAGGTGGAGGACATCGCTCCGAAGAACGCTCAGGGCAACGGCACGGTGACCACGCGGGTGATCGAACCGGCCGTCGAACCCGCCGGCCCCTCGGCGCCGAACGAGCGCCTCAACATCCTCCTCGGACTGATCGTCGGCATCCTCGCCGCCGCCGGCGCCCTGCTGCTCTGGGAGGCGCTCAGCACGCGGGTCGACTCGGAGGAGAAGGCGCTCGCCGTCACCGGCGCGCCCAGCCTGGGAACCGTCCGCCGGCGTCGTGGAGCGGCACAGGGCCTCGCGATGGTGGGCGACACCCGATCGCCCAGCGCCGAGGACTTCCGGCAGCTGCGCGCCAACCTCGAGTTCGTGGCGGTGGACGTCGAGGCTCCGGTGTTCGTGATCACCTCCTCCGTGCAGGGCGAGGGCAAGTCCACCGTCGCGACGAACCTCGCCATCGCCCTCAGCGAGGGCGACAAGCGCGTCCTGCTGATCGACGCCGACCTCCGGCGGCCCGCCGTCGCCCACTACACCGGCATGGTCCCCGACACCGGTCTGAGCACCATCCTGGCCGGGCGGATCTCGCTCGAGGACGCCGTCCAGCCGTGGGGCGACGGCGCCCTCACCGTGCTGACGGCCGGACGCATCCCGCCGAACCCGAGCGAGCTGCTGTCGTCGCGGGCCATGGCGGCGCTCATCGCCGAGGCGCGGAAGAGGTACGACGTGATCGTGATCGACACCCCGCCGCTCGGCGCGGTCGCCGACGCCGCCTCGCTGGTCTCGGTGGCCGACGGGACCGTCGTCGTCGTCGACCGGACGACCGTCCGCCGCAGCCAGCTGACACACACCGTGGACGCCATCCGGCGTGCGGGCGGTTCGGTCGCCGGCGTGGTGCTCAACAAGGCGCGGGGCAAGCGCTCCGGCACCGCGTACTACTACTACAAGGAGGACGAGGTCCGCGGCGCGTCCGGCGCGCCCACCTCGCACCATGCGACCGAGGGGCGCGCCCCCAAGAACCGCCTGCTGATCCCACGCCGGAGCGAGCCGACCGCGAAGCCGGCCGAGCCGGAGGTGAAGCCGGACGCGCAGACGGACGCGAACCCGACCGAGGCCGAGACGGAGACCGAGGACTCCCCCTCAGAGACCGCCCCGCTCAGCCGGAAGTGACGACAGCGCCGGCCGCCCCGCGAGGGACGGCCGGCGCTGTGGTCGAGGGTGGGCTACTTGACGAGGACGATCGGCGAGGCGCCGCTTCCGACGGTGACGCGGAAGGCCTTCTGGCTGTCGGCGGGCACCGAGAACACGTACTCCCCCGACGCCTGCTCGCCCGCGGCCAGCGTCCCGTTCAGTCCCTTCGTCTCGGACGTGACAGGGGACGCGGGGGTGTAGTCGTCGCCGAAGTAGCCGTTGATGCTGAGCGAGCTGAGGTCGACGGGCTTGGAGCCGCCGTTGTGGACGACGACGGTGGCCTTCATGCCGGGCCCGCTGACCTCGCCCGGTCCGGCGGCGGACACGGTGACCTCGGTGAACGGCGAGACCGTGACGGTCACGTCGCCGCCGAAGGGCGTCGTGTCACCGGTGGTGACGGTCTGCGCCACGGGAGCGCCGAAGCGCGGGTCGGGCGTAGGCGTCGCATCCGGCGCCTTCAAGGAGCCGGTCGGCGTCGACGTCGGCCCGGCGATGGCGGGTGCGCTCGGCACGGGGGTTCCGACCGCGACGAGCGTGTGCGTCGACGTCGGTGTCGAGGACTGCGCGGACATCACCCCCCAGGTGACGCCGGCGGCGCAGAGCAGCACCGCGCTGCCCCCGGCGATCCACGGTGCGATGCGGTGACGACGTGGTGTGACGTCGTCGTTGTCGTCCGGAGTGGTCATGGCAGTGCTCCCAGTCGCACGATGTCGGGAGTTCCGTGCGCGAGAAGTCTACCGCGAGGAATTCTCACCTTTCTGGCCCCTGTTGGTGGGGGTTGCGGCGATCCGGCGCCCCTCCCGCACCGCGCGCAGCGCGAGGAGGAGCAGTCCGGGATGCCGCACGAGCTGCCGCCGGCCGCCCTGGAGCAGCACCTCCCATGCGATCCGCAGCGACAGGCCGAGGGCGCTCCACCGACGGACCGTCGCCTCGTCGAGATTGAGGCGGGCGAACAGGAAGCGGTTCCGGATGTTGTACGCGTAGTACACGTCCGATTTCGGCTCCCCCGCCGACTGACGGCCGTCGGACTGCGTGCCGCCCTCGGCGTGGACGGCGACGGCGTCCTCGCGCACAACCAGGCGTCCGCCTTCGGCCACGACGCGCCAGGACAGGTCGACGTCCTCCCAGTAGAGGAAGTACTCGCTGCGGAAGCCGCCTACGCGCTCCCAGAGCTCGCGCGTCAGCATCAGGCAGGCGCCGCTCAGCCAGAACGCGCGCTCCGCGCCGGGGAGGCGGTCGCGGGCGCGGGGCGAGCGGATGCGACCGTCCGCCAGGTAGAGGTCGGAGCCGATGGACCACACCGACCCGTCCGGCCGGTCGATGCGCGGAGCGACGAGCGCGAGCGGATCCTCCGCCACGGCCGCTTCGAGCCGGTCGAGCGCGCCCGGGGTGAGGCGCGCATCCGGATTGAGCAGCAGCACGCGCTCGGCGCCCGACGCGAACGCGCGCGCGACGCCCAGGTCGCATCCGCCGCCGAAGCCCACGTTCGTCTCGGGCGCGACGAGCTCCCAGTGCCGCCCCTCCGCCAGCCGACGCGCGCGCTCGCGCTCGGCCGGCCCGGAGTAGCTGTCGACGAGGACGATCAGCACATCCGGCCGCTCGGCTTCGAGCTCGACCAGGTTGCGCGAGATCAGGGGCGAGGCGCCGTAGTTCACGACGACGATCGCGGTGGTCGGGGCGGGACGGGTCACGCCGGAATACCCCCAATAAAGGTGAGAAAACTTCGCTTTCGGGCGATTTCACCCTATCCTGAACCCATCACCGGTACAGCGCCGGCGCGTCGAATCTACCCGAACCCGACCAGGGAGGACGTCGTGACTTTTCGCCGATTCATGTTCGACATGAAGCGGGACCTGTTCCTCCGCGACAACAGCGCGATGTACGAGCGCCTGCTGCACGATCAGCGGTTGGAGCCTGAGCAGCTCGCCGCCGTGCAGACCCGCCGCGCTATCGACCATGCGCGTTTCGCCTACGAGAACACCCGCTTCTACCGCGACCTCTACACCGACGCCGGGATCACCGCGGACGACCTGCGCGACCCGGCCGCGTTCACGTCGCTGCCCATCGTCCACAAGGCCGACGTGCGTGCCCACTTCGACGACATCCGATCGTCGGAGGCCACCGCGCAGAACTCCATCGTCTCCACCTCCGGCGGGAGCACCGGAGAACCGCTCAAGCTCCTGCGCGACCTGCGCACCCCCACGCGCACCATCGAGTGGCGGCTGTTCAGCTGGTGGGGCGTCCACCCCTCCGACAACGTGGCGCTCGTCTCCCGGCAGGTGAAGAACAAGAGCGCCACGCGCAAGCACGACCTGCAGTGGTGGCCGTCGCGCCGCATCCAGCTCGACGCCTACAGGATGGACGAGAACTCGGTGAGCGAGTTCCTGTCCCGGTGGAGCTCGGTCGAGCCCGAGGTGCTGGTCGGCTACGTCGGCGGCATCGTGGAGCTCGCCTCGTTCCTCGAGCGGTCGGGCATCGCCTTCCACTCGCCCAAGGCCGTCGCCGTGACCGCCGCCCCGATCACCCCGGCGCAGCGCGCGCTCATCGAGCGGACCTTCGGCGCCCCGGTGTACGACCACTACCGCTGCGCGGAGATCCCGTGGATGGCCGGCGAGTGCCGCGAGCAGAACGGCATGCACGTCTTCGCCGACGTGCGCGTGATCGAGGTGCTCGACGAGCAGGACCGCCAGGTGATCCCCGGTCAGCTCGGCGAGACGGTTGCCACCGATCTGACGAACCGCGTGTTCCCGCTGATCCGCTACCGGCTCGGCGACCGCACGACGACGATCCCGGGCACGTGCGCGTGCGGCGTCACCCTGCCGCGCATCGCGAACGTCGCGGGCCGCGTCTCCGAGGCGCTGCACCTGCCCGACGGCCGCGTCGTCGCCGGCGAGGGCCTGACCCAGCTGTTCAGCAACGCGATCGACCAGGTGCGCCAGTTCCAGGTGCACCAGCTCTCCGACTACTCCATCGTCGTGCGCTGCGTCCCCGCCCCGGACGAGAACGCCGTGGTCGCCATCGAGCACTCGGTGGACCGCATCCGCGACATCGTCCGCGGCAGCGTCCCGGTCCGGCTGGAGCTCGTCACCTCGATCCCCCACGACGGCGGCAAGATCCGCTACATCCGCAGCGATGTCGCCGCATGATCCGGACGGGGCCCTGACCGTCCTGCAGGGTTTCCCCGTCCCGCGCCCCACCACCAACCCGTACCTCGTCATGCTCGCGCAGTCGCTGCGCGACCAGCCGGGGGTGACGGTGCTGCCCTTCTCCTGGCGCACCGCGATCCTCGGACGCTACGACGTGTATCACTCGCACTGGCCCGAGATCCTGGTCGGCGGACGCACGCCGCTGCGGATGCTCGTGCGGCAACTGCTCGTGCTGGTGTTCCTCGCGAAGCTCGCCCTGTTCCGGATCCCGATCGTCCGGACCGTGCACAACGTCGGCCTCCCGGACGGGCTGAATCGGCGCGAGCGGGCGCTGCTCGCGCTCATCGACCGGCGGACCGCCGTCCGCATCGTCCTCAATCCCGAGACGCCGGTGCCCGCCGGAGCCGCGGTGGAACTCATCCCGCACGGTCACTACCGGGACTGGTTCGCCGGGCAGCCCCGCTCGGAGCGCGTGCCGGGGCGCGCGGCGTTCACCGGGCTCATCCGCCGCTACAAGGGCGTCGAGAGCCTGATCGCCGCGTTCCAGGAGGCGCACCGCGCCGACCCGTCGCTCAGCCTGACCATCGGCGGCCGGCCCACGAGTCCCGAGCTCGAGTCGGTGGTGCGCCAGGCGGCGTCCGCCGGATCCGGCGTCGAGGCGACGCTCCGCCACCTCGACGACGCCGAGCTGGTGGCAGCGGTCACCGCCGCCGAGCTCGTCGTGCTCCCCTACCGCTTCATGCACAACTCCGGCGGGGTGCTCGCCGCGCTCTCGCTCGACCGGCCGGTGCTCGTGCCGCGCAACGCTGTCAACGAGGCCCTCTCGCGGGAGGTCGGCCCCGGATGGGTGCTGTTCTTCGACGGCGAGCTGTCCGCCTCCTCCCTGCGCGACGCACTGGAAGGTGTGCGCTCGACGGCCCGCGCCGTTTCGCCCGACCTCTCCGCCCGGGGGTGGGAGCGCACCGGCGGCGCCCACGTGCGCGCCTACCGGCGGGCGATCGCGCTCACCCACAAGCGCCGTGCGCGCGACGGCGAGCCTGCCACCACATCCACCGCATCCGCCCGGACCGAGCCGCGGGAGGTCACCCCGTGAAGCGACAGGAGGATCTCGCGGGCACGACGACCCTGCGCTCGGCCACGGGGACGCTCACCGTGGTCGTCCTCACGTACAAGCGGCCGCAGCTGCTCGCCCTCGTGCTGCCCGAGCTCATCGACCAGCTCGGCGAACTGGATGCGGTGTCCGGCATCGCCTCGGACCTGCTCGTCATCGACAACGACCCGGAGGAGAGCGCGCGGCCGGTGGCTGCGGAGACCACGTCGGACCGCGTCCGCTACATCACCGAGAAGCGCCGCGGCATCGCCGCCGCCCGCAACCGCGCCCTCGACGAGACCGCGGACCGCGACGCGATCGTCTTCATCGACGACGACGAGCGCGCCCGCAGCGGGTGGCTCGTGAACCTCGCCGCGACGTGGCTCGAGACGCGCCCGACGGCGGTGATGGGCCGCGTGATCTCCGAGTACCCGGAGGACGCCGACCCCTGGGTGGTCGCGGGCGACTTCCTGCGGCGCCCGAAGCATCGGACCGGCGACGAGCTCGCGATCGCCGCCACCAACAACCTCCTGCTCGACCGCGCCGCGGTGGCCGGGCTCGGGCTGCGCTTCGACGAGACGCTGGGGCTGTCCGGCGGAGAGGACAACCTCTTCACCCGGCAGCTGGTGGCGCGCGGCGGCCGCATCGTGTGGTGCCAGGACGCGGTGCTCGACGACGAGTGGCCGCGGGAGCGGCTGCAGCGGCGCTGGCTGCTGCACCGGTCGTTCAGCCACGGGAACACCGCGGCGATCGTGGACGCGCTCATGGTGCCCGCGGGACCACGCCGCGCGGGCGTCCGGGTGCGCCGCGCCGCGGGCGGCGCCGGCCGGGTGGTGCTCGGACTCGGCCGCTGGGCGGTCGGCTCCGTCACCGGCGACCTGCGGCACCGCGCGCGCGGCCAGCGCGGCGTCTACCGCGGCTTCGGGATGATGTCCGGCGCGATAGGACGCGTCTACCAGGAGTACGCCCACCGGGAGCGGGTCGCATGACCGCGCTCGCGCATCCCCGTGTCCGGCTCTACGACCAGCTGCGGACCGCCCACCTGGAACGGGCGCAGGCGCTCGAGCCCGCGTCGATCGTGTACCGGCGCCGCCGCTACGACTTCGACGAGGACCAGGCGCGCGGGCTGGACCTGGTGCAGGCCGGCCTCGCGAGGTCGGCCGCGCTGGCGCTCCGCGGACGCTGGACCGACCTGGAGGTGAACGAGCCGCTCGACCTCGCCGCGCTGCCGCGCACCGCCGTCGTGCTCGCGGCCTCCCGGCTCGGCCGCCTGCTCGGCCGTCCGCGCCCCACCGTCGTCACCTACGCGATCGGCAACCTCGACGTGTTCGACGTGCGCGCCCCGCGCCTGCGGTCGCGGGTGCGCCGCCGCGCCGAGCTCGCGCTCGCCCGCTTCGTCTGGCGGCGGATCGACCGTGTCGCCTTCGGCACGCCCGGAGCGCAGGAGGTCTACGCGCGCCGGTTCGGCAGCGCTGCGGACGCCACGCTCATCCCGGCGCTTCCGGCCGCCTGCGACTGCCCGCCCGCGGAGAAGGACGGTGCCCGCGTGGTCTTCGTCGGCGCGCTGACCGAGCGCAAGGGCCTGCCGCTCCTGCTCGCGGCGTGGCCCGGCATCCGAGCCGCGAACCCGGAAGCCACGCTCGTGGTGATCGGCAAGGGCCCGCTCGAGGACGCCGTGCGACGCGCCGCCGCCGCCGACCCGAGCATCCGGCTCGTCGTCGATCCGCCGCGCTCCACCATCCACGCCGAGCTCCGAGCCGCCCGCACCCTGGTGCTGCCGTCGCAGCCGCGCGACCTGTGGCGCGAGCAGGTGGGGCTGCCGATCGTGGAAGCGCTGGCGCACGGCTGCCGCATCGTCACCAGCTCCGAGACCGGGCTGGCCGCGTGGCTCCGGGAGAACGGGCACCCGGTGCTCGCGCCCGACTCCCCCGCGGACGCGTGGGCCGCCGCGGTCGCGACGACCCTGACCGGGAGCGCCGAGTCGGATGCGACCCGCATCCTGTCCGCTCTGCCCGCCGAGGACGGGCGCCTCGCCGCCGACCACTGGCTGTTCCACCGGACGGAGGCCGCGCGATGACGCACGTCGCCACCCGTCCGCGCAACCGCATGGTGACGGCCGTCGGCTCGACGGCCGCCATGAAGGTCGTCGTGATGGGGATCTCCGGAGTCCTCGGTATCGTCACCAGCCGGGTCATCATCGAGAACTTCGGCGTCGCGGCCTACGCGCAGTACGGCCTGCTGACCGCGCTGCCCGCACTCCTGCCGTTCGCGGACCTCGGGATGGGCGCGGTGCTCATCAACGCGGCCGCCGGATCCGACGACCCCGCACGCGATGAGAAGCTGCGCCGCACGATCGCGACCACCATCCGCGTGCTCAGCGTGTCGGGGGCGGTCATCGTCGCCCTCTGCGTGCTGATCAGCCTCTTCGGGCTGTGGCCGACCCTGCTCGGCGCCGGACTCATCCCGGGCAGCGGAAGCACTGCCGCGCTCGTCTGCGGCGTGATCTTCGGCGCCGCCCTGCCGCTGGCGATCGGGCCACGACTGCTGATCGGCCTCGGGCGCAACGCCCTGCAGGTGGCGACCCAGGCGGTCGTCGCCCCGATCATCCTCGTGCTAGTGGGCGGCTCGGCTCTGCTCGCCCTGCCGGCGGAGTCCGCCATCGCGGTCTACTCGTTCATCGCGAGCGCCGCGTGCTCGACGCTGTGCCTGATCCTCGCCGCGCGGGCGCTGCCCCGGCAGCTGGGCGGGGCGGTACGGGAGGCGCTGCACCCGCGTCGCTACCCGGGCGTACGAACGCGCAGCATCGCGTGGCCGATGCTGGTGCAGATGATCGCGCTGCCGATCGCGATGCAGACGGATCGGCTGCTGCTCAGCCATCTGACGACCGGTGACGAGCTGGCCCAGTACAACCTGGCGTCGCAGCTCTTCAACATCCTGCTGGCGACGATCGCCGCCTCCGGGATCGCGCTGTGGCCGATCTTCGCACGAGCGAGGGCCGACCGGACGGTGACATCACCGCTCCGGCCGACCCTCTGGTTCACCGTGCTTGGGCTCGCTGCCGCGCTCCTCCTGGCCCTCGTCGCGCCGTTCCTCGCCGCGTTCGTGTCGAACGGGCGGATCGTGCTCGACGGCTGGCTCATCGGAGGCTACGTGGTCTTCATCACCCTCCAGGCGGCCAAGTACCCGATCGGCATGTACATGACCGACGAGCGGGGGCTCGCCTTCCAGGTCTGGCCGATCCTTGTCAGCGTGCCCCTCAACCTCGGTCTGTCGTGGTACCTCATCGGGGTCCTGGGAGCGGGCGGTCCGATCGTCGGAACGGCGATCTCGGTCCTGCTCTGCCAGGTGATCCCGAACTTCTGGTGGGTCAGGCGGGACCTCGCGCGGCGAGCCGCCGAGGTCCCACCCGGGTCACCAGGCGCCGAGGTGCGGGACGCCGGCCGGCTTGCCGGCGAGTGACGTCACCACGGCGGGCGGCGCCGTCGCGAGCGCGCCGGTCTGGCCGAGCGCTGCGCTGGTCAGCGAACCCGCTGCGGTCACCAGGCTGGGGCCGATGAGCTCGGTGCTCGCCCCGCCCTGGCCGGTCGCGGCCTGGAACGACGGCAGCGTCGAGTAGATCGCCGGGTCGCCCGCTCCGCGCGACCAGATCACGACCCAGCCGGGCTGAGACGTCGACGGACGCTGGAACAGGGTGTTCGACACCACGGTCTTCAGCGCGGCGGCCGAGAACTGGTGCGAGTAGTCCTCCATGCACAGCAGGCAGTTGCCCGTCGAGCCGGAGAGCACCGAGTTCCGCACCTGCACGTTGGAGCTGATCCACGTCATTTCGGGGTCCGGGAACGGACGACGGGGGTCGTGACCGTAGTCGGCCGCGTTGGTCCCACGGCGGGTGGACTGGGTGATGTCGACGTTGCGCTTGTTGTCCGCGAGCGTCGAGTTCCAGATCTGCACGTCCGCCGAGCTGTCGACCTTCACGCCCGCCTGGCTGTTGTCGATCGCCTTGATGTTCGACACCAGCGCCTTCTGCGAGATCTCGATGTCGAGACCGTTCGCGAGGTTGCGGAGGTAGTCGTTGTTGGCGAACGTCATGTCGTAGACGGCCATGTCGGTCCAGAAGCCCTGCCCGTAGTTGCCCACGAACGCGCTGCCGGTCACGGTCACGCCGCGGGAGCGGGTGATCTTCATGCCGCCGGACACCGGGGACGTGTTGAACCGCTCGGCCGTATTCCCGGCCGCGAGCAGGTTCTGCACGGTCAGGTTGTCGGCGTAGTCGGCGTGCACGCCGGTGAGGCCGTTGCGGGCCACGGTGACGTTGCGGAGCACGTTATTCGCGCCGCCGAGCGAGATGCCCTGAGTGGCGCTGTCGGTGACGGCGATGTTCTCGAGCGTCGTCCCGCCCTTGGTGGCGGTGAGCACGCCCATGTCCGGCACGGAGTCCGCGTAGCGGCGGATGCCGAAGCCGCGGAGCACATCACCGGAGTTGGCGATCGTGAACGCTTTCTGGAGGGTGCTCGCCCGGGTGTCGCCACCCGTCGGGTCGGTCCCCGTGATCAGGGTCTTCGCCGCCTCGTTGTACGCGAACGTGCCCGCGACGACCTTGGAAGCGTCGGTGACCTGACGCTGGGAGGTGCCCTTCACGAACAGCTGGTCCGGGTGGGCGGCCATCGGGAAGGAGGGGTTGATCCACTGCCAGCCGGAGGCCGTGCCGTCCGCAGCACCGCGCGAGTACGTCGGGCTGTGGTCGAACACGTGGTTCCAGCCGGTGGCGACCCAGACGGATCCGGACTTCGTCCAGTTCGTCACCGGGACGCTGCCGTCGAACCAGACGGCCTCCTTCGGGTACGACTGGAGCGTGAGCTGCTTGCCCGGCGGGAGCGTGACGCTCTCGTTGTAGGTGCCGGCGCGCAGCACGATGGTCTGACCGGAGGTCGCCTTCGCGACGGCGGCGGCGACCGTGCGGAACGGGCTGCCCTGGCTGCCGGTGGCGGAGTCGGAGCCCTGCGGCGACACGAAGAGCGCGCCGGCGGGGACCGGGTACGAGGTCTGGCCGGGCTCGGCCGAGCCGGTCGTCGAGCGGACGCCGGTCAGGTCGATGCCGGTGGTGACCGGGGTGCCGGGGTTCGGCTGCTCGGGAGCCGGCGGCGTCACCGGCGGAGCCGGCTGCGACGGGGTCGGCGTGGGCGTCGGAGTCGTCGCGGGAGGCGTCGGCGTCGGCGTGCCCGTCGGCTTCGGCGTGGTGGTCGGCGCGGGGGTCGAGCCGCCCGTGGTCGCCGGCACCAGCTTCTGCGCGCGGATGCCCGAGTGCCGGAGGGCGACGGGCGACGACGCGCTGGACGCGTACGTCCAGATGCCGAAGGCGCCCGCGCCGGAGAGGCGCTGCTGGGAGGCGTCGGCGCCGGTGACCTGCCAGGCCGGCACGGTCGCGCCGGTCGTGTAGGCACGGGCGGAGAAGTCGACCGGGGCCGCGCCCGTGGTCTGCGCCTCGATGGTGATCCGCTGGCCCGCGCGGACCGATGGCACGACGACGCGCTCGGCGGCCAGCGTGGCCTGAGCGCCGCCGGCGTCACCGACGCGGAGGAACGAGAGGTTCGCCGTGCCGCGCGGGGTGACGCGCAGCTGCGCGACATAGGCATGAC encodes the following:
- a CDS encoding polysaccharide biosynthesis protein, with the translated sequence MTHVATRPRNRMVTAVGSTAAMKVVVMGISGVLGIVTSRVIIENFGVAAYAQYGLLTALPALLPFADLGMGAVLINAAAGSDDPARDEKLRRTIATTIRVLSVSGAVIVALCVLISLFGLWPTLLGAGLIPGSGSTAALVCGVIFGAALPLAIGPRLLIGLGRNALQVATQAVVAPIILVLVGGSALLALPAESAIAVYSFIASAACSTLCLILAARALPRQLGGAVREALHPRRYPGVRTRSIAWPMLVQMIALPIAMQTDRLLLSHLTTGDELAQYNLASQLFNILLATIAASGIALWPIFARARADRTVTSPLRPTLWFTVLGLAAALLLALVAPFLAAFVSNGRIVLDGWLIGGYVVFITLQAAKYPIGMYMTDERGLAFQVWPILVSVPLNLGLSWYLIGVLGAGGPIVGTAISVLLCQVIPNFWWVRRDLARRAAEVPPGSPGAEVRDAGRLAGE